In the genome of Populus nigra chromosome 9, ddPopNigr1.1, whole genome shotgun sequence, one region contains:
- the LOC133702810 gene encoding monolignol oxidoreductase AtBBE-like 13 yields the protein MSRRRRGEDDLLTTFMVLVALDGGDVADKGSGSYPTCVQSWRQGRVVGAASVQPPQSYSMASLPNLYQGGRFTTLPSVPKPEFIFTPLQESHIQAVVICSKQLGIHLRVRSGGLDFEGLSYVSEIETSFIVADHAKLRSISVDIEHNSAWVQAGATNGGAYGALLRKYGLGADNVVDAHLIDVHGRLLNRKLMGEDLFWAIRGGAGGSFGIVTAWKVKLVPVPSTVTIFTVTKTLEQGATKIL from the exons ATGAGTAGAAGGAGAAGAGGGGAGGATGACCTATTGACGACATTTATGGTGCTGGTGGCTCTCGATGGTGGTGATGTCGCG GACAAGGGAAGCGGGAGCTACCCTACCTGTGTCCAATCATGGCGACAAGGTAGGGTGGTTGGGGCGGCTTCTGTGCAGCCGCCTCAGTCATATAGTATGGCTTCCCTGCCCAATCTTTATCAAGGTGGCAG GTTCACCACCTTGCCTTCAGTACCGAAACCTGAGTTTATCTTCACTCCTTTACAAGAATCTCACATCCAAGCTGTTGTTATTTGCTCTAAGCAGCTTGGAATTCACCTTAGAGTCCGTAGCGGAGGCCTTGATTTTGAGGGACTCTCTTATGTTTCAGAAATTGAGACATCTTTCATTGTTGCAGACCATGCAAAGCTACGGTCCATCAGCGTTGATATTGAGCACAACAGCGCGTGGGTTCAGGCGGGAGCCACGAATG GAGGTGCATATGGTGCCTTGTTGCGAAAATATGGCCTTGGAGCGGACAACGTCGTTGATGCACATCTAATTGATGTTCATGGTAGACTTCTCAACCGAAAACTCATGGGAGAAGATCTTTTCTGGGCCATCAGAGGAGGCGCAGGGGGGAGCTTCGGAATTGTCACCGCCTGGAAGGTAAAATTGGTTCCCGTACCATCAACCGTGACAATATTTACCGTTACCAAGACGTTAGAACAAGGTGCAACTAAGATCTTATAA
- the LOC133702588 gene encoding monolignol oxidoreductase AtBBE-like 13, whose translation MVPSSSFILSILLVLLLSPFIVSHALQDRFLKCLSRTSESSFPFSTVLYTPKNSSFTSVLQSSAQNLRFTLPEVPKPEFIFTPLQESHIQAVVICSKQLGIHLRVRSGGHDFEALSYVSEIESPFIVVDLAKFRSISVDIEHNSAWVQTGATNGELYYRIYEKSKIHGFPAGTCSSLGMGGHISGGAYGAMLRKYGLAVDNVVDAHIIDVHGRLLDRKAMGEDLFWAIRGGAGGSFGIVTAWKVKLVPVPSAVTVFTVTKTLEQGATELLYRWQQIADQLDEDLFIRVQIQTANVSSQGKRTITTSYNAMFLGDANRLLQVMKHSFPELGLTRQDCIETNWINSTVYMSGFANNTPPEVLLQRINMDRAYFKGKSDYARKPIPEKALEGLWEKLFEAESPLVVFTPYGGMMNQISESQTPFPHRNGTKFMILYWSSWQDATENVAKHINWTRKVYSYMTPYVSKNPREAYANYRDLDLGMNRNSKTSFVEATAFGTSYFKDNFYRLVHVKTKVDPDNFFRHEQSIPPLPQQMGLRNEVEFISSKA comes from the coding sequence ATGGTGCCTTCAAGTTCTTTCATACTTTCAATACTTCTGGTCCTACTCCTATCTCCATTTATAGTTTCACATGCACTTCAGGATAGGTTTCTGAAATGTCTCTCAAGAACTTCAGAATCATCCTTTCCTTTTTCCACTGTCTTGTATACTCCAAAAAACTCTTCCTTCACTAGTGttttacaatcttctgctcaAAACCTCAGGTTCACCTTGCCTGAAGTACCGAAACCTGAGTTTATCTTCACTCCTTTACAAGAATCTCACATCCAAGCAGTTGTTATTTGCTCTAAGCAGCTTGGAATTCACCTTAGAGTCCGTAGCGGAGGCCATGATTTTGAGGCACTCTCTTATGTTTCAGAAATTGAGTCACCTTTCATCGTTGTGGACCTTGCCAAGTTCCGGTCCATCAGCGTTGATATTGAGCACAACAGCGCGTGGGTTCAGACGGGTGCTACGAATGGCGAACTTTACTACAGAATTTATGAGAAAAGCAAAATTCATGGCTTCCCAGCTGGTACTTGCTCAAGTTTAGGCATGGGTGGGCACATTTCAGGAGGTGCATATGGTGCCATGTTGCGAAAATATGGCCTTGCAGTCGACAATGTCGTTGATGCACATATAATTGATGTTCATGGAAGACTTCTAGACCGAAAAGCCATGGGCGAAGACCTTTTTTGGGCCATCAGAGGAGGCGCAGGTGGCAGCTTCGGAATCGTCACCGCCTGGAAGGTAAAATTAGTTCCTGTACCATCCGCTGTGACAGTATTCACCGTTACCAAGACGTTAGAACAAGGTGCAACTGAACTCCTCTATAGATGGCAACAAATTGCTGATCAACTAGACGAGGATCTTTTCATCAGAGTTCAAATTCAGACAGCTAATGTCAGTAGTCAAGGTAAAAGAACTATCACCACCTCTTACAATGCCATGTTTCTTGGTGACGCCAACAGACTTCTCCAGGTAATGAAACACAGCTTCCCTGAATTGGGTTTGACACGACAGGATTGTATCGAAACAAACTGGATCAATTCTACTGTATATATGTCAGGCTTTGCAAATAATACTCCTCCTGAAGTTCTCCTTCAAAGAATTAACATGGACAGGGCCTACTTCAAAGGCAAATCTGACTATGCCAGAAAACCCATACCTGAAAAGGCACTTGAAGGGTTATGGGAGAAGTTATTTGAAGCAGAGAGTCCTCTAGTAGTGTTTACTCCTTATGGTGGGATGATGAACCAAATTTCAGAATCTCAGACTCCTTTCCCTCATAGAAACGGTACCAAGTTCATGATCCTTTACTGGTCCAGTTGGCAAGATGCAACGGAAAACGTTGCAAAGCATATAAATTGGACTAGGAAGGTTTACAGTTACATGACACCTTATGTCTCAAAGAATCCTAGGGAAGCATATGCTAATTACAGGGATCTTGATTTGGGCATGAACAGAAATTCTAAAACAAGTTTTGTCGAAGCGACTGCTTTTGGTACCAGCTACTTCAAGGATAACTTCTACAGGTTGGTGCATGTCAAGACCAAAGTTGATCCTGATAATTTCTTCAGGCACGAACAAAGCATCCCTCCTCTTCCACAACAAATGGGATTAAGAAATGAAGTGGAATTCATATCCAGCAAAGCTTAG
- the LOC133703396 gene encoding monolignol oxidoreductase AtBBE-like 13, whose product MVPSGSPMLSILLILLLSPFMVSLPIQDRLLKCLPKYSESSFPFSTILYTQNNSSSFTSVLQSSAQNVRFTLPSVPKPEFIFTPLQESHIQAVVICSKKLGIHLRVRSGGHDFEGLSYVSEIETPFIVVDLAKLRSISVDIGHNTAWVQAGATNGELYYRISEKSKTRGFPAGTCSSVCMGGLISGGGYGTMLRKYGLAADNVVDAHIIDVHGRLLDRKDMGEDLFWAIRGGAGGSFGIVTAWKVKLVPVPSAVTVFTVTKTLEQGATKLLYRWQQIVDQLDKDLFIRVQIQTANVSSQGKRTITTSYNAMFLGDANRLLQVMKHSFPELGLTRQDCIETNWINSTVYMAGLSNNTPPEFFLQRTNPDRAYFKGKSDYARKPIPEKALEGLWEKFFDVESPLVVFTPYGGMMSQISESQTPFPHRKGTKFMILYYTGWQDAKENVAKHIDWTRMVYNYMTPYVSKNPREAYVNYRDLDLGMNNNSNASFVEASLFGTKYFKDNFYRLVHVKTKVDPDNFFRHEQSIPPLPLHMR is encoded by the coding sequence ATGGTGCCTTCAGGTTCTCCCATGCTTTCAATACTTCTGATCCTACTCCTATCTCCATTTATGGTTTCACTTCCAATTCAGGATAGGTTACTAAAATGTCTCCCAAAATATTCAGAGTCATCCTTTCCCTTTTCCACTATCTTGTATACACAAAATAACTCTTCTTCCTTCACTAGTGttttacaatcttctgctcaAAACGTCAGGTTCACCTTGCCTTCAGTACCGAAACCCGAGTTTATCTTCACTCCTTTACAAGAATCTCACATCCAAGCTGTTGTCATTTGCTCCAAGAAGCTTGGAATTCACCTTAGAGTCCGTAGCGGAGGCCATGATTTTGAGGGACTCTCTTATGTTTCAGAAATTGAGACACCTTTCATTGTTGTAGACCTTGCCAAGCTCCGGTCCATCAGCGTTGATATTGGGCACAACACCGCTTGGGTTCAGGCGGGTGCCACGAATGGTGAACTTTACTACAGAATTTCTGAGAAAAGCAAAACTCGTGGCTTCCCAGCTGGTACTTGCTCAAGTGTATGTATGGGCGGGCTAATTTCAGGAGGAGGATATGGTACCATGTTGCGAAAATATGGCCTTGCAGCTGACAATGTCGTTGATGCACATATAATTGATGTTCATGGAAGACTTCTCGACCGAAAAGACATGGGCGAAGATCTTTTTTGGGCCATCAGAGGAGGTGCAGGTGGCAGCTTCGGAATCGTCACCGCCTGGAAGGTAAAATTAGTTCCTGTACCATCAGCTGTGACAGTATTTACCGTTACCAAGACGTTAGAACAAGGTGCAACTAAACTCCTCTATAGATGGCAACAAATTGTTGATCAACTAGACAAGGATCTTTTCATCAGAGTACAGATTCAGACAGCTAATGTCAGTAGTCAAGGTAAAAGAACTATTACCACGTCATACAATGCCATGTTTCTTGGTGACGCCAACAGGCTTCTCCAGGTAATGAAACACAGCTTCCCTGAATTGGGTTTGACACGACAGGATTGTATCGAAACAAACTGGATCAATTCTACTGTATATATGGCAGGCTTGAGTAATAATACTCCTCCTGAATTTTTCCTTCAAAGAACGAACCCGGACAGGGCCTACTTCAAAGGCAAATCTGACTATGCCAGAAAACCGATACCTGAAAAGGCACTTGAAGGGTTATGGGAGAAGTTTTTTGATGTAGAGAGTCCTCTAGTAGTGTTTACTCCTTATGGTGGAATGATGAGCCAAATTTCAGAATCTCAGACTCCTTTCCCTCATAGAAAAGGTACCAAGTTCATGATTCTGTACTATACCGGTTGGCAAGATGCAAAGGAAAACGTTGCAAAGCATATAGATTGGACTAGGATGGTTTACAATTACATGACACCTTACGTCTCAAAGAACCCAAGGGAAGCATATGTGAATTACAGGGATCTTGATTTGGGCATGAACAACAATTCTAACGCAAGTTTTGTTGAAGCAAGTCTTTTTGGTACTAAGTACTTCAAGGATAACTTCTACAGGTTGGTGCATGTGAAGACCAAAGTTGATCCTGATAATTTCTTCAGGCACGAACAAAGCATTCCACCACTTCCCCTACACATGAGATAA